The Melanotaenia boesemani isolate fMelBoe1 chromosome 11, fMelBoe1.pri, whole genome shotgun sequence genome includes the window AGCCACCCCCACCCATCTGAAACCCCAATAGGACCATGGGAATAAACTGAACAGTCGGCACCTTAAAAGCTCTCTTTCTCCTggtaacacacacatgtacacacacaatcacacacacccacccacacacacacacacacaattactcCCTCACAGCATTGTACTGATGGATGAGTGAGTATTATGAAGATAAAGTGAGGTAGGTTAGTTGGAGAGAGAGTATTAGACTCAGTTATGATATATTTATCCACTCCTTCCCAATAATTTTACTATCATTTTCAGGCTGAGTGCACCTGCTCTCATTGTATTAAACAATAATTGTTTACACGATTTGCAGTCTAAATGTACATGTTTGCATTTATCAATATTTGCAGTAACTTTTAGGTACCTTGCTTTCTCTTGTTTATGAAGTGTGCACTTCCTACCCAAAACAAGACTGTTAAATGTCTGCTGCTATTAAATGCCTGTGCTGGACAGGGCTTGATTACTGCTGGAGTCTCTTGGCTTTGATCAGAGCAGCAATCTAAGTAATGCAACTTCCTTTTAGTTTGATGTAATTGGCTAAATCTGCCTACTGGACAGGAAGTTTagttgttgctgctgcagtTTATGTGGTGTGCTGAGTTCACGGGCGTGCATGTGTGTTAAAGGGGGGAAACGAGAGAGAACAGGATGCAAAATTAACCCCGGTGTAAATGGACCCCACACATATGACAAGGGTTACAGACTTCCGGAGTCTGGGAATTAAATAGTTTGTAATGACCCAGTCACAGTGTCACCTGCCTACCTAGTCTAAGTTAGGATGTGTGCTGTTGCTCGTGCAAAGATTAGGggaacattttctattttcactgggttaacaaaaaagaaagtaaaaatggCTCTCTTTGGATTTTTGTCAGTGATAACTTAGTCTTTTCCTGCTTTGTGAAAATCCTGGCTGATCTCCCACTCTTCTTGCTTCGCCCCCAGCAGCCATTGATTGTGGTGTGGGATCATGGGGTCCCTGGTCATCATGCACATCTCTTTGTGGAGTTGGCAGCACAGAGAGGAGTCGCCAAGTTTCTGTTCCCCCCAGAAATGGAGGCACACCCTGTCCAGACCTCAAACAGCGACGAGGATGCTTTGGAAATGATGCCATTTGCAACACTGTGAAAGGTAagagtctgttttttttccgcATGCCTTTACATGCATGCATTTATTCACGTATGTGCCCCTGGGGTGGACTCTgtcacatatttatttgttttttaagttttctctgGGGAACAACTTGTTAACAGATTTACTTAATGCAACACATTTCTACACATCTGTTGTGGAACTTCATCTCCAGCTGGACTATTTCAATGCCTCGGATATGCTCCAAACTGTTAACACATTTCCCCAGAATACCAGAACACAGGCAATTTTCCAAGTAGATCATGTCCAAGGAAAACTGATTACCATTAGTCTACATCACTCTGAGCTgtctaattaattaaatcagttttagtTAAACAATGAATTGCGAGAGATTAAATAATATGATTCGTATGATGATTCCAAGTGGAAGAAAGAGAATATCTGACATTTGCTCTCTTTTTATGTCCAACCTCACAACTGATGTCCAGAGGTGGCAAAGATCCTGCCTGACTCTTTCAAGAGAAACTTCAAGGACCCTTGGAGGCGACCACATATGCTGGTGAAGGAGGAAAAGGCCAGGCAAGGCTTTCATATCTGACCACAAACTACTAGCCTTTCGTTCATCACTAGGATTTCTGGATTTCGGTGCAGTCAGTCCAGAGAGGGCTAAGTCGAACTGTGCAGCATGTTTAATggtcacatttgtttttcaggagATGTTGTGCAGCAAAATTAAAAGTTGAAACTTAGAAATTTTGTTGATGGCaggaacacattttaaaattgtgcCATGCTATAAAATTAGGATAATTAGCAACAGACCACTTACATTAGCTTTTAGACTTTCTGTGAAACTACGTGGAAGAATAAACAGCAACTTGTTTCAAATGTTTCACCATTTGAAAAAGAACCTTGCTCGTTCCACTGTCCAGAAACAAGACTAACtactttctgtcattttcaggCCCTCAGTCAGAGATGCATTCAAGCCAAACATAATTTTATAGAGTCCCTGTGTGACTTCAGTGCTTCTGACAATCTTCTTTAGTAATCATAATTTGTTGTTTCTTCCGGAAATGCAAGTTAGAGccaaatgcaaagaaaaaaaggtaataTGTGTCCATTTTTACCCTTAAATATGAATCATAATATTGTAATGGCACAGGAGAAATATGCTTCAAATGAGTGTGTCTGCATCAGAGTAGATGTCATTCTCAAGTTTATTGTTGAAGAAGCCATAAAGTCCTCATAAAGATGAAGGGGAGTTGGATCCCACAGTTTACTGCATCGATTTCAACCATGGGCCTTTGTGTGAGAAGAGGTTAAGACAATATATGTTCTGTCAGTAACATGACAACACCTTACTGGCTGGATTTAGTAGAATTAGAAAATTAGTgttgttttaacaaaaatacactttttaCAACATGATTGTCACCTCCAAGAATGCCCTTCTACTGGCTGCCATGGTTACATGTAAATACAACATGTTATAATAAAACTTGGTTTGAggtttttaaatcacttcaaCGGGATTAAAAATCAAAACTACTTGGTTATGGTTAGAAAATGATCATGAAGTGAAACACATTCTTTTTACCCTTGTCATGCAGTTTCTCTCATGACCACTAGATACTGCATATCCCTTTAACTTTTACCTTCTCTATAGAGCTAGTTAtaagcattttttatttggaGTGTGTGTGACGGAGTTGACTGTCTTGCAAAAACTCAGCTGCTGCCACTCTGTGTATATTAATTGAATCTCAATGATTGAAACAAAGTGGAAAATGGTCCTGTGGTCTCCACAAACTGCATCTTTCAGGCTCAGAAAGTTGGCAAGTGTATCTGCTTTCAGGAAGAGGTGCCTGTGTAAGGATATTGGAAGAGAGTTTACATAGACCGTGGACCCCTTTTGgtacatttggttttgttttatttgaaattttagGTTTTACCTGCACttgcttttttctttggtttaagCTCCAACAACATGTGGCTGGGCTTAGAAAAATATAAAGGCTTGGAAGTAGACTTTGCTCTTTGTAAATTCTCTGCATGTTAGAAAGAATGACATGGATAGATTGTATCTGGGAAGTTTTCTGGTCACCATCAATGTTTTGGAGCAACATATGCTGTGACCCTGAcgtttttaaaatctatttcaaTTACATCCATCATAAATTGTTTAATAATTgcattctgtttgtatttacaaTTTATGCAGCATGTCTGTGCTGAAACAGGGGTTTGTAGTTTGCAGacaatttcaattaaaaaatgcataacatgttttttctttatgttcaaaatattcagtgttttagAGGCAATACTTTTAAAAGTGCCTCAAACTTTTCACTTCCAAACTTTCTGGCCAGCAAGTATTCTACATAAGAAAACTTTCAGATTCAGCTTGTTTTGGCTTTCATCCTCAGCATTCAAGGCTGCTGATTATTATTTCAGgttcatttaaatttgtattttgtttaaagGTTGCTCCAAGATCAACCTTGCATGAAGATTAGATAATACAGACCAAGGCCAAGGTTGCTGTAGCacatacaattttaaaaatgcttttgctATGTAACATGAACTCTGACACTGAATATTTGCATCATGAGCTGACCTTAACCCATAAGAAACGTTAATCCAAGTAAATGGAAACCCTTTTTGCACACATGTCATCTCTAATCTGAGCTGACTGCAGATGTTCTCAGAGCTGGATAAATCCAAGGCAAGGGAATGAAGCCCTGGCTGGTTTTCTGATTGCCCACAGCcttttaaactgattaaaatggACATCAGATACTTCTGTTTAGACTGAAGTACAAAACACTGGGGAACTGTAAGCACATTACTCATAAATGGGCTCAAGTTCAGGTAATTTTACATAGACATCTGGTGTGTTGATGGTATCATGGTTGACCAAGGAAACAAGTGACAGAGACATGAATTatctttggttttcttttaattatgttCTGTTTATTGAAAATTAGGCAAGACAAGgcagatttatttgtatagcacatttcatgtacaggacaactCAAAGTGGGAcaacataaagcataaaaatcattacagcagggtgcaaaagaacaaaacaaaacaaaaaagaacaatagAGATGAAAATAGAAGAACTAAAACCATCTTAAAGCAATAACAGAAATGCTAGAACAAGCTAAAATAGACAGTGAAAAAGACAACAGAATACATACAGTGAGGAGGTAaggaattttgtttgtttccatgatctgAGCTAGCAAAGAGCATATAGAAGCTGAACAATAAGGCACCCATGAAGGAGCCTTGGGGAACACCTTCGGTCACCTTTGTTTGAGAAGAAGTATAATTACCAATGCTGGTCCCGTTTGTCAAGTAGGACCAATTCAGAACTGGACTGGAGATTCCCACCCAGTTCCCATCCAAACTTCTGTCACTATCTCTTTCTAAGACTTAGACAAGAGCAGTTTCAATGCTGTCACATGGCTGAAATCCTGACTGAAAGACAGCAACATAATTGTAAAGCTGTTgataaacagctttttctaccattttacttaaaaatgtgaGGTATTGAGATGGACCTATAGTTATTCATTATTGACCAAATTGCCAATATGCCAATATGTCCAAAATGCCAATTTTCAGCAGTGATGTCATCAGTAGTTTTCAGGGTTTATGGGATATGGCCTGACAAAAGAGGAGTCAACTATTTGTAGAGGCACAGAAGCTTACATTTCTTATTTTACTTGCTGAGGCTTAACTGAACCTTTGTTGATCTATAACAAATTGGAACAAAGGAACAAATGGGGCAGCATTTTTAGTGGAATGAACAGGGATTTGCTGCATGTGCGATTAGATTTTGCATCAAGTTACACCTAATTATGGGAATTATGTAAGTAAGTAAATTCCACTTTAACAGCTCCATGTGTGCATGTACAAAACCATATGTGTCAGAGCCTCAgtagatttaatttttaattaatccaaacacaaatataaattccaaagacatttcttttatttagttagGTTTGGTAGTCACATTTTTTGTAAGCAAATCAGACTTAAATCTCACTTACAAATATAGAGATAAAAAACCAAAGCCTTGTGTTTTCATTGAAAAATCACCCCACTGGGATTGGTGTTTGTTCACAGCTGACTGAGTCGCAGACAAAATAAATAGTGGAGTGAAGTTCAAAGTGCCCACCAGAGAACACAGTGATCAGAAAGACAAGACTTTAATTGTTTCCAGTCTGCAAGCTGAGCTGTGTTGACAGTGGATAGTGCAGGTGACCATGACACTGCTGGATAATCTTCAAAAAGAACACACTTCTTAttgacatatttacattttgtctGATTACATTTAGATGGATTTTCAATTGGCTTCAAGCCAAGTTTGATTGTTTcaggcttgtgtgtgtgtgtgtgtgtgtgtgtctcttccACTccacattttccatttctgttcAAGAAAATATACTGGCATCAGATCAAAGAGTGAAACACTGTATGTTGAGCTCTGGGTTGCAGATTTGTGCAAGAAGTAACCTACTCTGCTTAGTTCTCACTTTTCTGAGCctaaaaatgtgacattttttgcattttgactCCAGACTTTTAATCATCAAATGTAAGATTGAATCAATAAATTTTGATCTTTTCTCATCCCACCCTTTAATTCTGTTATTTTACAGTTACTGTGTTTACCTTCGAGTGAAGCAGGCCAGTGCAGCATGTAAGCTCAAGCTGTGGACGGCTCAGCTGGTGAGGGAGAGACTGGTCTGTGCAGAATGTCAGAGTGACGCCATGACAAAGTCAGATCGTTGTGGAGGAGATGGCATGGAGAacaccaggtaaaaaaaaaaataaataaaaaacaaacttgaaaaAACTACAAAGTATATTTATCTATTACAGTCCTGGAAATTTTGGGGTGTAGTAAAGCGGGTTTGTAATTTTCAATAGAATGAAATTTAGCTTAACTATTGGAGGCAAATGGGACCAAAACtactgcaaaaaaacaaacaaacaaacaaacaaacaaaaaaaaacaaaaaaaaacaaaaaaaaaagaaacaaacaaaccaaatataccaaaaaaaatgtataaat containing:
- the si:dkey-178e17.3 gene encoding somatomedin-B and thrombospondin type-1 domain-containing protein isoform X1; protein product: MGARVWGSARLGFVVCGYLAFFCGEFVPPTEAGCRERDSPNCCTGRNNECFEYTRRKTVCYCDTYCQKTRDCCEDYQHVCQISAAIDCGVGSWGPWSSCTSLCGVGSTERSRQVSVPPRNGGTPCPDLKQRRGCFGNDAICNTVKEVAKILPDSFKRNFKDPWRRPHMLVKEEKASYCVYLRVKQASAACKLKLWTAQLVRERLVCAECQSDAMTKSDRCGGDGMENTRTFWAAASAPGCHGSWVRELSSEHCRCPPYSVLFV
- the si:dkey-178e17.3 gene encoding somatomedin-B and thrombospondin type-1 domain-containing protein isoform X2, with amino-acid sequence MGARVWGSARLGFVVCGYLAFFCGEFVPPTEAGCRERDSPNCCTGRNNECFEYTRRKTVCYCDTYCQKTRDCCEDYQHVCQISAIDCGVGSWGPWSSCTSLCGVGSTERSRQVSVPPRNGGTPCPDLKQRRGCFGNDAICNTVKEVAKILPDSFKRNFKDPWRRPHMLVKEEKASYCVYLRVKQASAACKLKLWTAQLVRERLVCAECQSDAMTKSDRCGGDGMENTRTFWAAASAPGCHGSWVRELSSEHCRCPPYSVLFV